A part of Cottoperca gobio chromosome 4, fCotGob3.1, whole genome shotgun sequence genomic DNA contains:
- the LOC115006613 gene encoding interferon-induced protein with tetratricopeptide repeats 1B-like: protein MMSAAQSQTTLVSKLQGLQCHFTWDLDTSRAKLLRLRERFEDFGTEDGHSWLGHIYNLRGFIEYKLGFTEEAQSFFNKATEAFCQIRNADEGPWLVVNYGNLAWLHHHLGDPAESEAYLTKVDALMNEYPSPSQDKLHPEICAEKAWTFMRFSTDKMSLALDYFLKAIEMQPDMVEWNTCHILGLMFASEHSSTAVGADILEKMRIAKEKDPENLYLAVHYLDQCAKKGEKIEDEARELAREVLRNPVSCYGGIKPLLIVYRKYLSVDEAIDLAEEVLRNHPDERYLKGCAALCYRWKIFDSLPTQSLMDRAISLHEEMISLYPHSSLKKKIDLAHIYAKSTNGLAKAEQIYQELLERDLEPVDKQMLYYNYAQHLNFHGQDRNRSLGYHMQVAEIQQQSFFRQKSIKVLVNIRDRGGGRMCNNKTWICNAA from the exons ATGATGAG tgctgctcagagtcaaacaacactggTGTCCAAACTGCAGGGCCTGCAGTGCCACTTCACCTGGGATCTGGACACCAGCAGGGCCAAACTTTTACGTTTAAGGGAAAGGTTTGAGGATTTTGGCACCGAGGACGGACACAGCTGgctgggtcacatttacaacctgcgggggttcattgaatacaagctggggttcactgaagaagcccagagtttcttcaacaaggctacagaggcctTCTGCCAGATAAGAAATGCAGATGAGGGTCCCTGGTTAGTGGTGAACTATGGGAACCTggcttggctgcaccaccacctaggagacccagcagagagtgaggcttaCCTGACAAAGGTTGACGCCCTGATGAATGAATATCCATCTCCATCCCAGGACAAGCTCCACCCAGAGATCTGCGCTGAAAAAGCCTGGACTTTCATGAGGTTTAGCACAGATAAAATGTCGCTGGCTCTAGATTACTTCCTGAAGGCCATCGAGATGCAGCCGGACATGGTGGAGTGGAACACCTGCCATATCTTAGGGTTAATGTTTGCTtcagagcacagcagcacagcagtgggggctgacatcttggagaaaatgagaatcgCCAAAGAAAAGGATCCAGAGAACTTGTACCTCGCAGTTCACTACCTCGACCAATGtgctaagaaaggagaaaaaattGAAGATGAAGCACGTGAGCTAGCCAGGGAGGTTTTGAGAAATCCTGTCAGCTGCTACGGTGGTATTAAACCATTACTTATTGTTTACAGAAAGtatttatctgttgatgaggccattgatttggcagaggaggttctgagaaaccatccagatgagcgttatctgaagggatgtgctgcactctgctacAGATGGAAGATCTTTGACAGTCTTCCAACACAAAGCCTGATGGACAGAGCAATCAGTctccatgaagagatgatttctcTTTACCCTCATTCCTCacttaagaagaaaatagaccTTGCACATATATATGCAAAGTCAACTAATGGCCTAgctaaagctgagcagatataccaggaactgctagaaagggatcttgaacctgtagacaaacagatgctttactACAACTAcgcacaacatttaaacttccATGGACAGGATCGCAACAGGTCACTCGGATATCACATGCAGGTGGCAGAGATACAGCAACAATCCTTCTTTCG